From a region of the Calliphora vicina chromosome 4, idCalVici1.1, whole genome shotgun sequence genome:
- the LOC135958159 gene encoding histone H4: MTGRGKGGKGLGKGGAKRHRKVLRDNIQGITKPAIRRLARRGGVKRISGLIYEETRGVLKVFLENVIRDAVTYTEHAKRKTVTAMDVVYALKRQGRTLYGFGG, from the coding sequence ATGACTGGTCGTGGTAAAGGTGGTAAAGGCTTGGGAAAAGGTGGCGCTAAACGTCATCGTAAAGTGTTGCGTGATAACATCCAAGGTATTACCAAGCCAGCTATTAGACGTTTGGCTCGTCGTGGTGGTGTAAAACGTATTTCTGGTTTGATTTACGAAGAAACTCGCGGTGTTTTGAAagtgtttttggaaaatgttattCGTGATGCTGTCACCTATACTGAACACGCCAAGAGGAAAACCGTAACCGCCATGGATGTTGTCTATGCTTTGAAGAGACAAGGACGTACTTTGTACGGTTTCGGCGGTTAA
- the LOC135957590 gene encoding histone H2A, whose protein sequence is MSGRGKGGKVKGKAKSRSNRAGLQFPVGRIHRLLRKGNYAERVGAGAPVYLAAVMEYLAAEVLELAGNAARDNKKTRIIPRHLQLAIRNDEELNKLLSGVTIAQGGVLPNIQAVLLPKKTEKKA, encoded by the coding sequence atgtcTGGTCGTGGTAAAGGTGGCAAAGTTAAGGGAAAGGCAAAGTCCCGTTCAAACCGTGCTGGTTTGCAATTCCCCGTCGGTCGTATTCATCGTTTGTTGCGTAAAGGCAATTATGCTGAACGTGTTGGTGCCGGCGCTCCAGTATATTTAGCTGCCGTTATGGAATATTTGGCCGCTGAAGTTCTTGAATTGGCTGGTAATGCTGCTCGTGACAACAAGAAGACCAGAATTATCCCTCGTCATTTGCAATTGGCCATCCGTAATGACGAAGAATTGAACAAATTGTTGTCTGGTGTAACCATTGCCCAAGGTGGTGTTTTGCCAAACATTCAAGCTGTACTTTTGCCCAAGAAAACAGAAAAGAAGGCTTAA
- the LOC135958084 gene encoding histone H2B-like: protein MPPKASGKATKKAGKAQKNITKSDKTRKRKRKESYAIYIYKVLKQVHPDTGISSKAMSIMNSFVNDIFERIAAEASRLAQYNKRSTITSREIQTAVRLLLPGELAKHAVSEGTKAVTKYTSSK from the coding sequence atgccCCCTAAAGCAAGTGGAAAAGCAACAAAGAAGGCTGGCAAGGCCCAAAAGAATATTACCAAGAGTGATAAGACCAGGAAACGCAAGCGTAAGGAAAGTTATGCCATCTACATTTACAAAGTGTTGAAGCAAGTACATCCCGATACTGGTATTTCCTCAAAGGCCATGAGTATCATGAACAGTTTTGTTAATGATATTTTCGAACGTATTGCCGCTGAAGCATCTCGTTTGGCTCAATACAACAAACGTTCGACCATCACCAGTCGGGAAATTCAAACTGCCGTCCGTCTATTGTTGCCCGGTGAATTGGCTAAGCACGCTGTCAGTGAAGGCACCAAGGCTGTAACCAAATACACCAGCTccaagtaa
- the LOC135957419 gene encoding histone H1-like, which produces MSDSAVVENTASPVAAPAAEKKAKKVTSAKAKKPSAAPSHPPTQQMVDAAIKTLKERGGSSLAAIKKYMAGTYKVDAQKLAPFIKKYLKSAVTSGKLIQTKGKGASGSFKLSAAASKEPKEKKPASEKKKVAAAADKKKKSAAAAKKKAAAVSAKKPSAAKKTAEKKKTEKVNAKTAKKTGTVKAKTTKKAPATKPKAPKAKTAVAAKPKKASPVKKPAAKKAVAKK; this is translated from the coding sequence atGTCTGATTCCGCTGTTGTTGAAAATACTGCCTCTCCCGTTGCTGCTCCAGCAGCTGAGAAAAAGGCGAAAAAAGTTACTTCTGCCAAGGCAAAGAAACCATCAGCTGCACCATCTCATCCTCCAACTCAACAAATGGTTGATGCAGCCATTAAAACTTTAAAGGAACGCGGTGGTTCATCTCTTGCAGCTATTAAGAAATACATGGCCGGTACTTATAAGGTAGATGCACAGAAATTGGCTCCTTTCATCAAGAAATATTTGAAGAGTGCCGTAACTAGTGGAAAACTAATTCAAACAAAAGGTAAGGGTGCTTCTGGTTCATTCAAATTGTCAGCTGCTGCCTCAAAAGAGCCTAAAGAAAAGAAACCCGCTtctgaaaagaaaaaagtagcTGCTGCTGCAGACAAAAAGAAAAAGTCAGCCGCCGCTGCCAAGAAGAAGGCTGCTGCAGTCTCAGCTAAGAAACCATCTGCCGCTAAAAAGACTGCTGAGAAGAAGAAGACCGAAAAGGTCAATGCTAAAACTGCTAAGAAGACTGGCACAGTTAAAGCAAAAACCACCAAAAAGGCTCCAGCAACTAAACCAAAAGCACCCAAAGCAAAAACCGCTGTTGCAGCCAAGCCCAAAAAGGCATCACCAGTCAAGAAACCAGCAGCCAAAAAGGCAGTCGCCAAAaagtaa